Proteins encoded by one window of Lathyrus oleraceus cultivar Zhongwan6 chromosome 1, CAAS_Psat_ZW6_1.0, whole genome shotgun sequence:
- the LOC127107946 gene encoding uncharacterized GPI-anchored protein At4g28100, with amino-acid sequence MCLSMRLPIHICHSNQGVHDIGWNQIYVYPSPSFKCSSTHFINYNFILFNTTMSISLLFLYILFFHSYTSLPTPSSHPTTLTVPSFQEQSYVKGCPLSLSNELFNGIKDACSSSKHSKLQRSRCCPVLAAWLYSSYSSTALRNHSPSSSSSSSSSFDMPLVPDDSETCVDGLEKALKVRGIEIVNPNESCDLVYCSCGIRLHPFNCPDSFSVTKSGELVGDESVRKLEKSCLSSDKHVNGFQGLEGCSKCLNSLYLLNKKTSNSSKEDRTTKIHNKDCELMGLTWLLSKNRTAYIHTVTDVLRALLLNNDGSKPQSCTLNSDGMPLAVDSSEIINEQSSSTTLQLPMSLSLLLVLCLVQCVQVFVLFS; translated from the exons ATGTGTCTAAGCATGAGGCTCCCTATCCACATATGTCATAGCAATCAAGGTGTTCATGATATTGGTTGGAATCAAATATATGTATACCCTTCTCCTAGCTTTAAATGTTCATCAACTCATTTTATAAACTACAATTTCATCTTATTCAACACCACCATGTCAATATCACTCCTTTTCCTCTACATTCTCTTCTTCCATTCCTACACGAGTCTCCCCACACCatcatctcatccaacaacattAACAGTCCCTTCATTCCAAGAACAATCTTATGTTAAAGGCTGTCCCTTATCTCTCTCAAACGAACTTTTCAATGGCATAAAAGATGCATGTAGTTCATCAAAACACAGTAAACTCCAACGTAGCCGATGTTGTCCCGTTCTTGCAGCGTGGTTGTACTCTTCATACTCTTCCACCGCTCTTAGAAACCactcaccatcatcatcatcatcgtcatcatcatcatttgacaTGCCTTTGGTGCCAGATGATTCAGAAACATGTGTGGATGGATTGGAAAAGGCTTTGAAAGTTAGAGGAATTGAGATTGTAAATCCAAATGAGAGTTGTGATTTGGTGTATTGTTCTTGTGGGATTAGGCTGCATCCTTTTAACTGTCCTGATTCATTTTCTGTAACCAAAAGTGGGGAGCTTGTTGGAGATGAAAGTGTTAGAAAGCTGGAGAAGAGCTGTTTGAGTAGTGACAAACATGTCAATGGTTTTCAAGGTCTTGAAGGGTGTTCTAAGTGCTTGAATAGTCTCTATTTG CTTAACAAAAAGACTTCAAATTCAAGCAAAGAAGACAGGACGACAAAGATTCACAACAAAGATTGCGAGCTAATGGGCTTGACATGGCTTCTGTCGAAGAATCGGACAGCTTATATTCACACGGTTACCGACGTTCTCCGTGCTTTATTGTTGAACAATGATGGATCTAAGCCACAATCATGCACACTTAATAGTGATGGAATGCCTCTAGCTGTTGATTCATCTGAAATCATAAATGAGCAATCTTCTTCAACCACACTCCAACTACCTATGTCTCTTTCTTTGTTATTAGTACTTTGTTTGGTACAGTGTGTGCAAGTTTTTGTGCTATTCTCTTAA